The following proteins come from a genomic window of Nostoc sp. ATCC 53789:
- a CDS encoding DUF1823 family protein, which yields MSNLPPLNTATIWAILDDKLDDATVNQLLWHYLGYRYDSSTAQWDISQVAPEWQDEYPQPPNFIESRPATVKLTRSIPAENKQMLKEKLGFKGYKIGEFGPRQTRRATAANWFLSYLQQTNGKIE from the coding sequence ATGTCTAACCTGCCACCACTCAATACAGCAACAATTTGGGCAATTCTTGACGATAAACTTGATGATGCCACAGTCAATCAGTTGCTATGGCATTATTTAGGCTATCGCTATGATTCTTCAACTGCACAATGGGACATTAGCCAAGTTGCACCAGAATGGCAAGATGAGTACCCACAACCACCAAATTTTATAGAATCTCGCCCTGCAACAGTGAAGTTAACTCGTTCCATCCCTGCTGAAAACAAACAAATGCTAAAAGAAAAGCTGGGTTTCAAAGGGTACAAAATTGGTGAATTTGGGCCACGGCAAACTCGCAGAGCAACGGCAGCTAATTGGTTTTTAAGTTATCTACAACAAACTAACGGCAAAATTGAATAA